One Pseudomonas sp. AN-1 genomic region harbors:
- a CDS encoding bifunctional diguanylate cyclase/phosphodiesterase, whose amino-acid sequence MTFLFSHDVQPPAIDPQAVRQQYAVAIDAALTRQLYRGSRLPSLLMLLGGLSCVVLLWDQQRTGMLAALLGWLGLLVGLRLWQTRTFQRAPAERQADPVWRLTLLLGAAASGLTLALAGILLMPLAEPLQQALVYGLLATATISASVAYAASLRAFLAFALPALLPSSLSLLGSDDLQLRGWGVFGLLLLPALLVSAWQINRAWQRNLLHRFQNQSLLEFQEQARKASMRMNQELASEVRQRQQVEAELRTAQRALEERVSERTRALSESEQARRAEEAQRRFLASHDPLTGLANRSLLLENLDAAVARVRAAGGELALLHLDLDRFKLLNESLGHQAADSVLCEMAQRLRASLPQADTIARIAVDEFAVLLGSGGPAGELEPLGRRLLAVLRQGIEVDGQEMVVGASLGIGLLSVAGDPASLFSQASMAMRHAKQLGGNNLQFYRNSLRTGSRERLLLEAQLDKALERSQLEVFYQPRLTLRSERLHGAEALVRWRHPEFGLLSPGGFIGLAEETGQITAIGDFVLRQACRQAQEWRQSGLAELRVSVNVAMAQLRQPGFVARVAAILAETGLPAHLLELELTESQLADNVETLAGQFRELRALGVRLAIDDFGTGYSSLGYLKHLPVDVVKIDRTFIRELDAGEGGDAAITRAIIAMAHSLGLQVVAEGVERPAQLEFLREHACDEIQGYLISHPVEALTLAGLLDAQKPRVSALA is encoded by the coding sequence ATGACCTTTCTCTTCTCCCACGATGTCCAGCCGCCGGCCATCGACCCCCAGGCGGTACGCCAGCAGTACGCCGTGGCGATCGATGCCGCCCTGACCCGCCAGCTGTATCGCGGTTCGCGCCTGCCCAGCCTGCTGATGCTGCTCGGCGGCCTCAGTTGCGTCGTCCTGCTCTGGGACCAGCAGCGCACCGGCATGCTCGCCGCCCTGCTCGGCTGGCTGGGCCTGCTGGTCGGCCTGCGCCTGTGGCAGACCCGCACCTTCCAGCGCGCCCCCGCCGAACGCCAGGCCGACCCGGTGTGGCGGCTGACCCTGCTGCTCGGCGCCGCCGCCTCGGGGCTGACCCTGGCGCTGGCCGGCATCCTGCTGATGCCGCTGGCCGAACCGCTGCAGCAGGCGCTGGTCTACGGCCTGCTGGCCACCGCGACCATCTCCGCCAGCGTGGCCTACGCCGCCAGCCTGCGCGCCTTCCTCGCCTTCGCCCTGCCGGCGCTGCTGCCTTCCAGCCTGTCGCTGCTCGGCAGCGACGACCTGCAGCTGCGCGGCTGGGGAGTGTTCGGCCTGCTCCTGCTGCCGGCCCTGCTGGTCAGCGCCTGGCAGATCAACCGCGCCTGGCAGCGCAACCTGCTGCACCGCTTCCAGAACCAGTCGCTGCTGGAGTTCCAGGAGCAGGCGCGCAAGGCCAGCATGCGCATGAACCAGGAACTGGCCAGCGAGGTGCGCCAGCGCCAGCAGGTCGAGGCCGAGCTGCGCACCGCGCAGCGGGCGCTGGAGGAACGGGTCAGCGAGCGCACCCGCGCGCTCAGCGAGAGCGAGCAGGCGCGCCGCGCCGAGGAGGCGCAGCGGCGCTTCCTCGCCAGCCACGATCCGCTGACCGGGCTGGCCAACCGCAGCCTGCTGCTGGAGAACCTCGACGCCGCCGTGGCGCGGGTGCGCGCCGCGGGCGGCGAACTGGCCCTGCTGCACCTCGACCTCGACCGCTTCAAGCTGCTCAACGAGAGCCTCGGCCACCAGGCCGCCGACAGCGTCCTCTGCGAGATGGCCCAGCGCCTGCGCGCCAGCCTGCCGCAGGCCGACACCATCGCGCGCATCGCGGTGGACGAGTTCGCCGTGCTGCTCGGTAGCGGCGGCCCGGCCGGCGAACTCGAGCCGCTCGGCCGGCGCCTGCTCGCCGTGCTGCGCCAGGGCATCGAGGTCGACGGCCAGGAGATGGTGGTCGGCGCCTCGCTGGGCATCGGCCTGCTGTCCGTCGCCGGCGACCCGGCCAGCCTGTTCAGCCAGGCGAGCATGGCCATGCGCCACGCCAAGCAGCTGGGCGGCAACAACCTGCAGTTCTACCGCAACAGCCTGCGTACCGGCAGCCGCGAGCGGCTGCTGCTCGAGGCGCAGCTGGACAAGGCGCTGGAGCGCAGCCAGCTGGAGGTGTTCTACCAGCCGCGCCTGACCCTGCGCAGCGAGCGCCTGCACGGCGCCGAGGCGCTGGTGCGCTGGCGCCACCCGGAGTTCGGCCTGCTGTCGCCGGGGGGCTTCATCGGCTTGGCCGAGGAGACCGGGCAGATCACCGCCATCGGCGACTTCGTCCTGCGCCAGGCCTGCCGCCAGGCGCAGGAGTGGCGGCAGAGCGGGCTGGCCGAGCTGCGCGTGTCGGTGAACGTCGCCATGGCCCAGCTGCGCCAGCCGGGCTTCGTCGCGCGGGTCGCGGCGATCCTCGCGGAAACCGGCCTGCCGGCGCACCTGCTGGAGCTGGAGCTGACCGAGAGCCAGCTGGCCGACAACGTCGAGACCCTGGCCGGGCAGTTCCGCGAGCTGCGCGCCCTCGGCGTGCGCCTGGCGATCGACGACTTCGGCACCGGCTATTCCTCGCTCGGCTACCTCAAGCACCTGCCGGTGGACGTGGTGAAGATCGATCGCACCTTCATCCGCGAGCTGGACGCCGGCGAGGGCGGCGACGCGGCGATCACCCGGGCGATCATCGCCATGGCCCACAGCCTCGGCCTGCAGGTGGTGGCCGAGGGGGTGGAGCGGCCGGCGCAGCTGGAGTTCCTGCGCGAGCACGCCTGCGACGAGATCCAGGGCTACCTGATCAGCCACCCGGTGGAGGCGCTGACGCTGGCCGGGCTGCTGGACGCGCAGAAACCCAGGGTCAGCGCCCTCGCCTGA
- the yegQ gene encoding tRNA 5-hydroxyuridine modification protein YegQ has product MTTAFRPELLSPAGTLKSMRYAFAYGADAVYAGQPRYSLRVRNNEFDHANLKLGIDEAHALGKKFYVVVNIAPHNAKLKTFIRDLEPVVAMGPDALIMSDPGLIMLVRDHFPAQAIHLSVQANAVNWASVEFWRRIGVSRIILSRELSLEEIAEIREQVPAIELEVFVHGALCMAYSGRCLLSGYLNHRDPNQGTCTNACRWEYKVHEGKEDELGNVVHVHEPIPVMQLDQAVEPTLGAGAPTDQVMLLEESNRPGEYMEAFEDEHGTYIMNSKDLRAVQHVERLTQMGVHSLKIEGRTKSHYYVARTAQVYRKAIDDAVAGRPFDMSLMDTLESLAHRGYTEGFLRRHVHDEYQNYQHGYSLSERQQFVGEFTGVRKDGLAEVAVKNRFQVGDLLELMSPQGNLNFRLEHMLDKKGESATVAPGDGHVVYLPVPEEIDLQYALLMRHLDGGSTRG; this is encoded by the coding sequence ATGACCACCGCCTTCCGTCCCGAACTGCTCTCCCCCGCCGGCACGCTGAAAAGCATGCGCTACGCCTTCGCCTACGGCGCCGACGCGGTGTACGCCGGGCAGCCGCGCTACAGCCTGCGGGTGCGCAACAACGAGTTCGACCACGCCAACCTCAAGCTGGGCATCGACGAGGCCCACGCGCTGGGCAAGAAGTTCTACGTGGTGGTCAACATCGCCCCGCACAACGCCAAGCTGAAGACCTTCATCCGGGACCTCGAGCCGGTGGTGGCGATGGGCCCGGACGCGCTGATCATGTCCGACCCGGGGCTGATCATGCTGGTGCGCGACCACTTCCCCGCGCAGGCGATCCACCTGTCGGTGCAGGCCAACGCGGTGAACTGGGCCTCGGTGGAGTTCTGGCGGCGCATCGGCGTCAGCCGCATCATCCTCTCGCGCGAGCTGTCGCTGGAGGAGATCGCCGAGATCCGCGAGCAGGTGCCGGCCATCGAGCTGGAGGTGTTCGTCCACGGCGCGCTGTGCATGGCCTACTCCGGGCGTTGCCTGCTGTCCGGCTACCTCAACCACCGCGACCCCAACCAGGGCACCTGCACCAACGCCTGCCGCTGGGAGTACAAGGTGCACGAGGGCAAGGAGGACGAGCTGGGCAACGTCGTCCACGTCCACGAGCCGATCCCGGTGATGCAGCTCGACCAGGCGGTTGAGCCGACCCTCGGCGCCGGCGCGCCCACCGACCAGGTGATGCTGCTGGAAGAAAGCAACCGTCCCGGCGAGTACATGGAGGCGTTCGAGGACGAGCACGGCACCTACATCATGAACTCCAAGGACCTGCGCGCCGTGCAGCACGTCGAGCGCCTGACCCAGATGGGCGTGCACTCGCTGAAGATCGAGGGCCGCACCAAGAGCCACTACTACGTGGCGCGCACCGCCCAGGTGTACCGCAAGGCGATCGACGACGCGGTGGCCGGGCGGCCGTTCGACATGAGCCTGATGGACACCCTCGAGTCGCTGGCCCACCGCGGCTACACCGAGGGCTTCCTGCGCCGCCACGTGCACGACGAATACCAGAACTACCAGCACGGCTACTCGCTGTCCGAGCGCCAGCAGTTCGTCGGCGAGTTCACCGGGGTGCGCAAGGACGGCCTGGCCGAGGTGGCGGTGAAGAACCGCTTCCAGGTCGGCGACCTGCTCGAGCTGATGAGCCCGCAGGGTAACCTCAACTTCCGCCTCGAGCACATGCTCGACAAGAAGGGCGAGAGCGCCACGGTGGCGCCAGGCGACGGCCACGTGGTCTACCTGCCGGTGCCGGAGGAGATCGACCTGCAGTACGCGCTGCTGATGCGTCACCTGGACGGCGGCAGCACCCGCGGCTGA
- a CDS encoding endonuclease, protein MQLGIALLAALAAAFLVPPQAPDSFQAAKRIARDIHGERGQTFYCGCAYQGNRVDLASCGYRPRRNAQRAARIEWEHVVPAWVIGHQRQCWQQGGRDRCSERDPVFARAEADLHNLVPAIGEVNGDRSNFPLTDRLAASPGQYGRCGMVIDFRSRQAMPPEATRGAIARTYLYMHERYQLRLSKQDRQRYEAWHRLHPASEAERRRNQAIACKMGWGNPYVGEVALWRCGFGRLGEVAGSALGIAGSLAEAALRR, encoded by the coding sequence CTGCAACTGGGGATCGCCCTGCTGGCGGCGCTGGCCGCGGCCTTCCTGGTCCCGCCACAGGCCCCGGACAGCTTCCAGGCAGCCAAGCGGATCGCCCGCGACATCCACGGCGAGCGGGGGCAGACCTTCTACTGCGGCTGCGCCTACCAGGGCAACCGCGTCGACCTGGCCAGCTGCGGCTACCGCCCGCGCAGGAACGCCCAGCGCGCGGCGCGCATCGAGTGGGAGCACGTGGTGCCGGCCTGGGTGATCGGCCACCAGCGCCAGTGCTGGCAGCAGGGCGGGCGCGACCGCTGCAGCGAAAGGGACCCGGTGTTCGCCCGCGCCGAGGCCGACCTGCACAACCTGGTGCCGGCCATCGGCGAGGTCAACGGCGACCGCAGCAACTTCCCGCTCACCGACCGGCTGGCCGCCAGTCCCGGGCAATACGGCCGGTGCGGGATGGTGATCGACTTCCGCAGCCGCCAGGCCATGCCCCCCGAGGCGACTCGCGGCGCCATCGCGCGCACCTACCTGTACATGCACGAGCGCTACCAGCTGCGCCTGTCCAAGCAGGACCGCCAGCGCTACGAGGCCTGGCACCGCCTGCACCCGGCCAGCGAGGCCGAGCGCCGGCGCAACCAGGCGATCGCCTGCAAGATGGGCTGGGGCAATCCGTACGTCGGCGAAGTGGCGCTGTGGCGCTGCGGCTTCGGCCGTCTCGGCGAGGTGGCCGGCAGCGCGCTCGGCATCGCCGGCTCGCTGGCCGAGGCGGCTCTCCGGCGCTGA
- a CDS encoding PA4780 family RIO1-like protein kinase, with protein MKTPKRLEPLVEDGLIDEVIRPLMSGKEAAVYVVRCGNQLRCAKVYKEANKRGFRQAAEYQEGRKVRNSRDARAMAKGSKYGRREQEESWQNAEVAALYRLDGAGVRVPKPHDFLDGVLLMEMVAGADGDAAPRLNDVELTAEQAREYHAFMIRQVVLMLCAGLVHGDLSEFNVLLGPDGPVVIDLPQAVDAAGNNHALRMLERDVANMNAYFGQFAPELRECKHAKEMWALYEAGKLTPSSVLTGEFDEPEEAADLDAVLREIEATLADEARRKAALEAADAPAVREEPTPPWLRG; from the coding sequence ATGAAAACCCCGAAACGCCTTGAGCCGCTGGTCGAGGACGGCCTGATCGACGAGGTCATCCGTCCGCTGATGAGCGGCAAGGAAGCGGCCGTGTACGTGGTGCGCTGCGGCAACCAGCTGCGCTGCGCCAAGGTCTACAAGGAAGCCAACAAGCGCGGCTTCCGCCAGGCCGCCGAATACCAGGAAGGCCGCAAGGTGCGCAACAGCCGCGACGCGCGCGCCATGGCCAAGGGCAGCAAGTACGGCCGCCGCGAGCAGGAGGAGTCCTGGCAGAACGCCGAGGTGGCCGCACTGTACCGCCTGGACGGCGCCGGCGTGCGCGTGCCCAAGCCCCACGACTTCCTCGACGGCGTGCTGCTGATGGAGATGGTCGCCGGCGCCGACGGCGATGCCGCGCCGCGCCTCAACGACGTCGAGCTGACCGCCGAGCAGGCCCGCGAATACCACGCCTTCATGATCCGCCAGGTGGTGCTGATGCTCTGCGCCGGCCTGGTGCACGGCGACCTCTCCGAGTTCAACGTGCTGCTCGGCCCGGACGGCCCGGTGGTGATCGACCTGCCGCAGGCAGTGGACGCCGCCGGCAACAACCATGCACTGCGCATGCTCGAGCGCGACGTCGCCAACATGAACGCCTACTTCGGCCAGTTCGCCCCCGAACTGCGCGAGTGCAAGCATGCCAAGGAGATGTGGGCGCTGTACGAAGCCGGCAAGCTGACGCCGAGCAGCGTGCTGACTGGCGAGTTCGACGAGCCGGAGGAAGCCGCCGACCTCGACGCGGTGCTGCGCGAGATCGAGGCCACCCTGGCCGACGAGGCGCGGCGCAAGGCCGCGCTGGAGGCGGCCGACGCGCCGGCAGTACGCGAGGAACCGACGCCGCCGTGGCTGCGCGGCTGA
- a CDS encoding YdcH family protein, translating into MFPEYRDLITRLKTEDAHFTRLFDEHNELDQRIKNLEARIELGTDAEIETLKKEKLSLKDQLYVILKDAAAA; encoded by the coding sequence ATGTTTCCCGAATATCGCGACCTGATCACCCGCCTGAAGACCGAAGACGCGCACTTCACCCGTCTGTTCGACGAGCACAACGAGCTGGACCAGCGCATCAAGAACCTCGAGGCGCGCATCGAGCTGGGCACCGATGCCGAGATCGAGACCCTGAAGAAGGAGAAACTCAGCCTCAAGGACCAGCTCTACGTGATCCTCAAGGACGCCGCCGCGGCCTGA